A single region of the Ancylobacter novellus DSM 506 genome encodes:
- a CDS encoding TPM domain-containing protein: protein MSHPLRLASLALALLLCAFAGAAWAEFTFPALTGRVVDAANILDAGQRAALEQKLAAQEAKTTDQFVVATVPSLEGTDIADYGNRLFRHWQLGQKDKDNGALLLVAPNEKQVRIEVGYGLEGVLTDAVASTIIRTAILPAFRNGDFAGGIDKGADAVIEILNLDPAEAELRARQAEEPAMTADDWISLLFFAAMFLFWAYVFYRQVRYGRSSRSMRRGAAAGGVSSWEWGRGSSGGGGGWSSGGGGFSGGGGSSGGGGASGSW, encoded by the coding sequence ATGTCCCATCCACTCCGCCTCGCGAGCCTCGCACTGGCGCTGCTGCTCTGCGCCTTCGCCGGTGCCGCGTGGGCGGAGTTCACCTTTCCCGCGCTCACCGGCCGGGTGGTCGACGCGGCGAACATACTGGACGCCGGCCAGCGCGCGGCGCTGGAGCAGAAGCTGGCGGCGCAGGAGGCGAAGACCACCGACCAGTTCGTCGTCGCCACCGTGCCCTCGCTCGAAGGCACCGACATCGCCGATTACGGCAACCGGCTATTCCGCCACTGGCAGCTCGGCCAGAAGGACAAGGACAACGGCGCGCTGCTGCTGGTGGCGCCGAACGAGAAGCAGGTGCGCATCGAGGTCGGCTACGGGCTGGAGGGCGTGCTCACCGACGCGGTGGCGAGCACCATCATCCGCACCGCCATCCTTCCCGCCTTCCGCAATGGCGACTTCGCCGGCGGCATCGACAAGGGCGCCGACGCGGTCATCGAGATCCTCAATCTCGACCCCGCCGAGGCGGAGCTGCGCGCCCGGCAGGCCGAAGAACCGGCGATGACCGCCGACGACTGGATCTCCCTGCTGTTCTTCGCGGCGATGTTCCTCTTCTGGGCCTATGTGTTCTATCGACAGGTCCGCTATGGCCGCTCCTCCCGCTCGATGCGGCGCGGGGCGGCAGCCGGCGGCGTCTCGAGCTGGGAATGGGGCCGGGGCTCCTCCGGCGGTGGCGGTGGCTGGTCGAGCGGCGGCGGCGGCTTCTCCGGCGGGGGAGGCTCGTCGGGTGGCGGCGGCGCCTCGGGGAGCTGGTGA
- a CDS encoding TPM domain-containing protein: protein MARDDIVLTDAERARLAEAVRRAEAGTAGEIGVVISTRPLVPHANHALLWAAVIALALPWPVALLTPIDVPQLLALQAAAFVLLGALLAFAPLGAHCVPQAVKHAAARNAALDHFLGLSIHRTSGRTGILIFVALPEHRVEVVADEAIHAKVGSGAWAELCARVLVGAREDRLTEGLEAGIAEAGRLLARHAPRREGDVDELPNRIVLL from the coding sequence ATGGCGCGCGACGACATCGTCCTCACCGACGCCGAACGGGCCCGCCTCGCCGAGGCCGTCCGCCGCGCCGAAGCCGGTACGGCGGGCGAGATCGGCGTCGTCATCTCCACCCGGCCGCTGGTGCCGCACGCCAATCACGCGCTGCTCTGGGCGGCGGTGATCGCGCTCGCCTTGCCGTGGCCCGTCGCGCTGCTGACGCCCATCGACGTGCCGCAGCTTCTGGCATTGCAGGCGGCGGCCTTCGTCCTGCTCGGCGCGCTGCTCGCCTTCGCCCCGCTTGGCGCGCATTGCGTGCCGCAGGCAGTGAAGCACGCCGCCGCCCGCAATGCCGCGCTCGACCATTTCCTCGGCCTCAGTATCCACCGGACGAGCGGGCGCACCGGCATCCTCATCTTCGTCGCCCTGCCCGAGCATCGGGTGGAGGTGGTGGCGGACGAGGCGATCCACGCCAAGGTCGGCTCCGGCGCCTGGGCCGAGCTCTGCGCCCGCGTTCTCGTCGGCGCCCGCGAGGATCGCCTCACCGAGGGGCTGGAGGCCGGCATCGCCGAGGCCGGCCGCCTCCTCGCCCGGCACGCGCCGCGCCGCGAAGGCGATGTCGACGAGCTGCCGAACCGCATCGTGCTGCTGTGA
- the ilvD gene encoding dihydroxy-acid dehydratase, with amino-acid sequence MPAYRSRTTTHGRNMAGARGLWRATGMKDGDFGKPIIAVVNSFTQFVPGHVHLKDLGQLVAREIEAAGGVAKEFNTIAVDDGIAMGHDGMLYSLPSRELIADSVEYMVNAHCADAMVCISNCDKITPGMLMASLRLNIPTIFVSGGPMEAGKVVLGGKTKALDLVDAMVAAADDRVSEEDVQAIERAACPTCGSCSGMFTANSMNCLTEALGLALPGNGSTLATHSDRKRLFVEAGHTVVDLARRYYEQDDSSVLPRSIASFAAFENAMTLDIAMGGSTNTVLHLLAAAHEGEVPFTMADIDRLSRRVPVLCKVAPAVADVHVEDVHHAGGIMGILGELDRAGLLDTSVGSIHAPSLAVALEHWDVKRNSSEAVHEFYRAAPGGVPTQVAFSQSARYDDVDLDREKGVIRDYEHAFSKDGGLAVLYGNLAEDGCIVKTAGVDESILKFTGTAVVFESQDDAVSGILGNRVKPGQIVLIRYEGPRGGPGMQEMLYPTSYLKSKGLGKACALITDGRFSGGSSGLSIGHVSPEAAEGGTIGLVREGDVIEIDIPNRRIHLAVDDAVLAARREEQEAHGWKPAEPRKRNVTTALKAYAALATSAAKGAVRQVP; translated from the coding sequence ATGCCCGCCTATCGTTCCCGCACCACCACCCACGGCCGCAACATGGCCGGCGCGCGCGGCCTGTGGCGCGCCACCGGCATGAAGGATGGCGACTTCGGCAAGCCGATCATCGCCGTGGTGAACTCCTTCACCCAGTTCGTGCCGGGCCATGTCCACCTGAAGGACCTCGGCCAGCTGGTGGCGCGCGAGATCGAGGCGGCGGGGGGCGTCGCCAAGGAATTCAACACCATCGCGGTCGATGACGGCATCGCCATGGGCCATGACGGCATGCTCTATTCGCTGCCCTCGCGCGAGCTCATCGCCGACAGCGTCGAGTACATGGTCAACGCGCACTGCGCCGACGCCATGGTCTGCATCTCCAATTGCGACAAGATCACCCCCGGCATGCTGATGGCGTCGCTGCGCCTCAACATCCCGACCATCTTCGTCTCCGGCGGCCCGATGGAAGCCGGCAAGGTGGTGCTGGGCGGCAAGACCAAGGCGCTCGACCTCGTCGACGCCATGGTCGCCGCGGCCGACGATCGCGTGTCGGAAGAGGACGTGCAGGCGATCGAGCGCGCGGCCTGCCCGACCTGCGGCTCCTGCTCGGGCATGTTCACCGCCAATTCGATGAACTGCCTCACCGAGGCGCTCGGCCTCGCCCTCCCCGGCAACGGGTCGACGCTGGCGACCCATTCCGACCGCAAGCGGCTCTTCGTCGAGGCCGGCCACACCGTCGTCGACCTCGCCCGCCGCTATTACGAGCAGGACGATTCCAGCGTGCTGCCGCGCTCCATCGCCAGCTTCGCCGCCTTCGAGAACGCGATGACGCTGGACATCGCCATGGGCGGCTCGACCAACACGGTCCTGCACCTGCTCGCCGCCGCGCATGAGGGCGAGGTGCCCTTCACCATGGCCGACATCGACCGGCTGTCGCGCCGCGTGCCGGTGCTGTGCAAGGTCGCGCCGGCCGTCGCCGACGTGCATGTCGAGGACGTCCACCATGCCGGCGGCATCATGGGCATCCTCGGCGAGCTCGACCGCGCCGGCCTGCTCGACACCTCCGTCGGCAGCATCCATGCGCCCTCGCTCGCCGTCGCGCTGGAGCATTGGGACGTGAAGCGCAATTCCAGCGAGGCGGTGCACGAATTCTACCGCGCCGCACCGGGCGGCGTGCCGACCCAGGTCGCGTTCAGCCAGTCCGCCCGCTACGACGACGTCGACCTCGACCGCGAGAAGGGCGTCATCCGCGACTACGAGCACGCCTTCTCCAAGGATGGCGGCCTCGCCGTGCTCTACGGCAACCTCGCCGAGGACGGCTGCATCGTGAAGACGGCGGGCGTGGACGAGAGCATCCTCAAGTTCACCGGCACCGCCGTGGTGTTCGAGAGCCAGGACGACGCCGTCTCCGGCATCCTCGGCAACCGGGTGAAGCCGGGCCAGATCGTGCTCATCCGCTATGAGGGGCCGCGCGGCGGCCCGGGCATGCAGGAGATGCTCTACCCGACGAGCTACCTGAAGTCGAAAGGGCTCGGAAAGGCGTGCGCGCTGATCACCGACGGGCGCTTCTCCGGCGGCTCCTCGGGCCTCTCCATCGGCCATGTCTCGCCGGAAGCGGCCGAAGGCGGCACGATCGGTCTCGTGCGCGAGGGCGATGTGATCGAGATCGACATCCCCAACCGGCGCATCCATCTCGCGGTAGACGACGCCGTGCTCGCGGCCCGCCGCGAGGAGCAGGAAGCGCACGGCTGGAAGCCGGCCGAGCCGCGCAAGCGCAACGTGACCACCGCGCTCAAGGCCTATGCCGCGCTCGCCACCAGCGCCGCCAAGGGCGCGGTCCGGCAGGTGCCCTGA
- a CDS encoding alkylphosphonate utilization protein — protein sequence MADEDDAYVYDEATGEWRPASEMKAAAAAALEVRDASGNVLADGDSVVLIKDLKVKGAGQTLKQGTVIKSIRLTDNPEEIDCRHEAIKGLVLRTEFVRKR from the coding sequence ATGGCCGATGAAGACGACGCCTATGTCTATGACGAAGCCACCGGCGAGTGGCGCCCGGCCTCGGAGATGAAGGCCGCGGCCGCCGCCGCGCTGGAGGTGCGCGATGCCTCCGGCAATGTGCTGGCGGACGGCGATTCCGTGGTCCTGATCAAGGACCTGAAGGTGAAGGGCGCCGGCCAGACGCTGAAGCAGGGCACGGTGATCAAATCGATCCGCCTCACGGACAATCCGGAGGAGATCGACTGCCGGCACGAGGCGATCAAGGGCCTCGTCCTGCGCACGGAGTTCGTGCGCAAGCGCTGA
- a CDS encoding DUF6166 domain-containing protein: MKTYRGDRTIDGVAVTVDGAPLPERTDIKEISRDGFEWSYEGVAPAQLALAILADHFGSAALALQNYDRFMRDVVANFGNEWEFTTADIEAVLTARAA, translated from the coding sequence ATGAAGACATATCGTGGGGACAGGACCATCGATGGCGTGGCGGTGACGGTGGACGGTGCGCCGCTGCCGGAGCGCACCGACATCAAGGAGATCAGCCGCGACGGATTCGAGTGGAGCTACGAGGGCGTCGCCCCGGCCCAACTCGCCCTGGCGATCCTTGCCGATCATTTCGGCTCCGCCGCGCTTGCCCTGCAGAACTACGACCGCTTCATGCGCGATGTGGTCGCCAATTTCGGCAATGAGTGGGAATTCACCACGGCCGATATCGAGGCCGTCCTTACCGCCCGCGCGGCCTGA
- a CDS encoding alpha/beta fold hydrolase produces the protein MASFVSQFVAAPAGAVECFVAHGQADPANGSFVLVHGIQGTAAAWAGIAPRLDSGRAVLMPNLRGRGRSPSPDDTAAYTLGHFADDLAAVIASAPGPVTLVGWSMGVLVTLTYIARFGSAKLDGLLLASGTAHPGNEAVWFHAETTEGVAQEARARAARLGLTAYATSTAVAGAWASVRAADLRPVLTQIELPTRVLHCELDDQCPLDHGRLIAASIPNASLEVWPGAGHNLMAEDPARFAQSVLRLYAAARSDRLKTTQ, from the coding sequence ATGGCGTCGTTCGTCTCGCAGTTCGTCGCGGCGCCTGCCGGCGCGGTGGAGTGCTTCGTCGCCCATGGTCAGGCGGATCCCGCCAATGGTTCCTTCGTGCTGGTCCACGGCATTCAGGGAACGGCGGCCGCGTGGGCGGGGATCGCGCCGCGACTCGATAGCGGGCGCGCCGTTCTCATGCCAAACCTGCGCGGACGCGGGCGTTCGCCAAGCCCGGACGATACCGCCGCCTATACCCTCGGTCATTTCGCCGATGACCTTGCCGCGGTGATCGCCTCCGCCCCGGGCCCGGTGACGCTGGTCGGCTGGAGCATGGGCGTGCTGGTGACGCTGACCTACATCGCGCGCTTCGGCTCGGCGAAGCTTGACGGGCTGTTATTGGCCAGCGGCACCGCGCATCCCGGCAACGAGGCGGTGTGGTTTCATGCCGAGACGACCGAAGGCGTCGCGCAGGAGGCGCGCGCGCGGGCGGCCCGGCTCGGCCTCACCGCCTATGCCACGTCAACCGCCGTTGCCGGCGCCTGGGCCTCGGTACGCGCAGCGGATCTGCGTCCCGTGCTCACGCAGATCGAGCTGCCTACTCGAGTGCTGCACTGCGAACTGGACGACCAGTGCCCGCTCGATCATGGCCGGCTCATCGCCGCCAGTATCCCAAATGCGTCGCTGGAGGTCTGGCCGGGCGCCGGCCACAATCTCATGGCTGAGGATCCCGCCCGTTTCGCGCAGAGCGTGTTGCGCCTTTATGCCGCCGCGCGCTCTGATAGGCTGAAGACGACTCAGTGA
- a CDS encoding GntR family transcriptional regulator: MPPAGTKRAPNVRKTDGRKTGGGRGRRNEASLEAEDLTLTDRAYRQLEELISTLQLPPGTVLSELTLAQRLNIGRTPIREALQRLARDGLVVVLPRRGVLVSEINLRTQLRLLETRRVLERLMAELAAERASDEECEQFAQIAKGMQDAAARSDGIEFMRLDRTLNTLVSDAARNEFASRSMGLMHALSRRFWYQHYKRVADLPLAAQLHAELAAAIAERDGEKAAAASDKLIDYIESFARKTLDD, from the coding sequence ATGCCGCCAGCAGGCACCAAGCGCGCCCCCAATGTGCGCAAGACCGACGGTCGGAAGACCGGCGGCGGGCGCGGCCGGCGTAACGAGGCGAGTCTCGAGGCCGAGGATCTCACGCTCACCGACCGCGCCTATCGCCAGCTCGAGGAGCTGATCTCGACGCTCCAGCTTCCGCCCGGCACGGTGCTGTCCGAGCTGACCTTGGCGCAGCGGCTGAATATCGGCCGCACCCCGATCCGCGAGGCGCTGCAGCGGCTCGCCCGCGATGGGCTGGTGGTGGTGCTGCCCCGCCGCGGCGTGCTGGTCTCCGAGATCAATCTGCGCACCCAGCTTCGCCTGCTGGAGACCCGCCGCGTGCTGGAGCGGCTGATGGCCGAACTCGCCGCCGAACGCGCCAGCGACGAGGAATGCGAGCAGTTCGCTCAGATCGCCAAGGGCATGCAGGATGCCGCCGCGCGCTCGGATGGCATCGAGTTCATGCGGCTTGACCGCACGCTGAACACGCTGGTCTCCGATGCCGCGCGCAACGAATTCGCCAGCCGCTCCATGGGGCTGATGCACGCGCTCTCCCGCCGCTTCTGGTACCAGCACTACAAGCGCGTGGCGGACCTGCCGCTGGCCGCGCAGCTCCACGCCGAACTCGCCGCCGCGATTGCGGAACGTGACGGCGAGAAAGCCGCCGCCGCCTCCGACAAGCTGATCGACTACATCGAATCCTTCGCCCGCAAGACGCTGGACGATTGA
- a CDS encoding ABC transporter ATP-binding protein: MLKISGLKVDIAGSRILNGLDLTVEPGELVCLIGRNGAGKTTTFRTIMGHRAPVAGAISFKGQDLVGMPTYKIAQLGIGYSPEESDVYADLTVAENIALPTWTRPSPLSEEERVERSLKVFPKLRQYLARGGQQLSGGERKMVSVARALALDPSLLLLDEPFEGLSPAIIPMISEGIASIRAMGEAVLMAESNVHHLPDYVDRLYVVERGEMIFEGTLAQAHADRAVMRVIAGEVEMEHA; encoded by the coding sequence ATGCTGAAGATCTCCGGCCTCAAGGTCGATATTGCCGGCAGCCGCATCCTCAACGGCCTCGACCTCACGGTGGAGCCGGGCGAGCTGGTCTGCCTGATCGGGCGCAACGGCGCCGGCAAGACCACGACCTTCCGCACCATCATGGGTCATCGCGCGCCGGTCGCCGGCGCGATCAGCTTCAAGGGGCAGGACCTCGTCGGGATGCCCACTTACAAGATCGCGCAGCTCGGCATCGGCTATTCGCCGGAGGAATCCGACGTCTATGCCGATCTCACCGTCGCAGAGAACATCGCGCTGCCGACATGGACCCGACCTTCTCCTCTCTCGGAGGAGGAGCGGGTGGAGCGTTCGCTGAAGGTGTTCCCCAAGCTGCGGCAATATCTGGCGCGCGGCGGCCAGCAGCTCTCCGGCGGCGAGCGCAAGATGGTCTCCGTCGCCCGCGCGCTGGCGCTGGACCCGAGCCTCCTCCTGCTCGACGAGCCGTTCGAGGGGCTGTCGCCGGCGATCATCCCGATGATCTCGGAGGGCATTGCCTCGATCCGCGCCATGGGCGAGGCGGTGCTGATGGCCGAGTCCAACGTCCATCACCTGCCGGATTATGTCGACCGGCTCTATGTGGTCGAGCGTGGCGAGATGATCTTCGAGGGTACGCTGGCGCAGGCCCATGCCGACCGCGCGGTGATGCGCGTCATCGCCGGCGAAGTGGAGATGGAGCACGCGTAA
- a CDS encoding ABC transporter ATP-binding protein produces the protein MTALLEANTVCKSYGDFHALTDVSISINDGEFISIVGPNGAGKSTLVNVLTGLLKPTSGQVSFRGSDIGGIGPVELARRGMARGFQLVNIFPELTVRETLCVAASSRLKRTINPLRSLIRDREVHDAVEEVADIFNLRHRLDQRARALSQGEKKLLDVASAFALKPELILIDEPTSGVSTGDKHAIMELLIAACRKAGVRAIIQVEHDMDLVARYSDRIVALQAGRVLANEKPETFFKDPALIAAVVGTRPPQMKHKASNAAASFASATSH, from the coding sequence ATGACGGCGCTTCTCGAAGCCAACACCGTCTGCAAGAGCTACGGCGATTTCCACGCCCTGACCGATGTCTCGATCTCGATCAATGACGGCGAGTTCATCTCCATCGTCGGGCCGAATGGCGCGGGCAAGAGCACGCTGGTGAATGTGCTCACCGGCCTGCTCAAGCCGACCTCGGGACAGGTTTCTTTCCGCGGCAGCGACATTGGCGGCATCGGCCCGGTGGAACTGGCGCGGCGCGGCATGGCGCGCGGCTTTCAACTGGTGAACATCTTCCCCGAGCTCACCGTGCGCGAGACGCTGTGCGTCGCCGCCTCCTCGCGGCTGAAACGCACCATCAATCCGCTGCGCAGCCTGATCCGCGACCGCGAGGTGCATGATGCCGTGGAGGAGGTGGCGGATATCTTCAACCTGCGCCACCGGCTCGACCAGCGCGCCCGCGCCCTCTCTCAGGGCGAGAAGAAGCTGCTCGATGTCGCCAGCGCCTTCGCGCTGAAGCCGGAGCTGATCCTGATCGACGAGCCGACCTCCGGGGTCTCCACCGGCGACAAGCACGCCATCATGGAGCTCTTGATCGCCGCCTGCCGCAAGGCGGGGGTACGGGCGATCATCCAGGTCGAGCACGACATGGATCTCGTCGCCCGCTACTCCGACCGCATCGTCGCGCTTCAGGCCGGGCGTGTGCTGGCCAATGAGAAGCCGGAAACCTTCTTCAAGGATCCGGCGCTGATCGCCGCGGTGGTCGGCACCCGCCCGCCGCAGATGAAGCACAAGGCCTCGAATGCGGCTGCCAGCTTCGCTTCCGCGACCAGTCATTGA
- a CDS encoding branched-chain amino acid ABC transporter permease translates to MSAPHIVESTRLARSPSKATRASGLWALLVILAAMAALPFFASTYTLTLMVPFFALAIALLGFNLLFGYTGLLSFGHAMFLGIGAYTAAVMTSKLGVQSFELILLVSILVSVIIAIPVGFLCVRYTRIFFGMLTLAFGMLFHSVLYKFYGLTGGDQGMRVLRPLLFGMEFEGGKTAFLTGPFYYYALGLLGALGLIMWRIVRSPFGLHLQAIRENAQKAAYLGVQVTRMRLAAYVISGLYGAIGGAILAITIGLADPEIVYWTQSGNLVFMAVLGGSGAFIGPVVGSLAFVLLQDTVMSITQYWRFVMGAVLILLVVFFPGGLSGIAGSLLHRFKRGS, encoded by the coding sequence ATGAGTGCTCCCCATATCGTCGAGAGCACGCGGTTGGCGCGCTCGCCTTCGAAAGCGACGAGGGCCTCCGGCCTCTGGGCTCTCCTGGTGATCCTCGCGGCGATGGCGGCCCTGCCGTTCTTCGCCTCCACCTACACGCTGACCCTGATGGTGCCATTCTTCGCGCTCGCCATCGCCTTGCTCGGCTTCAACCTGTTGTTCGGCTACACCGGACTGCTCTCCTTCGGCCACGCCATGTTCCTGGGCATCGGCGCCTATACCGCGGCGGTGATGACCTCGAAGCTCGGCGTGCAGTCCTTCGAGCTGATCCTGCTGGTCTCGATCCTCGTCTCGGTGATCATCGCCATCCCGGTCGGCTTCCTGTGCGTGCGCTACACCCGCATCTTCTTCGGCATGCTGACGCTGGCTTTCGGCATGCTGTTCCACTCGGTGCTGTACAAGTTCTACGGCCTCACCGGCGGCGACCAGGGCATGCGGGTGCTGCGCCCGCTGCTGTTCGGCATGGAGTTCGAGGGCGGCAAGACCGCCTTCCTTACCGGGCCGTTCTACTATTACGCCCTCGGCCTGCTCGGGGCTCTCGGCCTCATCATGTGGCGCATCGTGCGCTCGCCCTTCGGCCTGCATCTCCAGGCGATCCGCGAGAACGCGCAGAAGGCGGCCTATCTCGGTGTCCAGGTCACCCGCATGCGCCTCGCCGCCTATGTCATCTCAGGCCTTTACGGCGCCATTGGCGGAGCGATCCTCGCCATCACCATCGGCCTTGCGGATCCGGAGATCGTCTACTGGACCCAGTCCGGCAACCTCGTCTTCATGGCGGTGCTCGGCGGTTCCGGGGCCTTCATCGGTCCGGTGGTCGGCTCGCTCGCCTTCGTCCTGCTGCAGGACACGGTGATGTCGATCACCCAGTACTGGCGTTTCGTGATGGGCGCGGTGCTGATCCTTCTTGTCGTGTTCTTCCCCGGCGGCCTGTCCGGCATCGCGGGAAGCCTCCTCCACCGCTTCAAGCGCGGGAGCTGA